One Saccharomyces mikatae IFO 1815 strain IFO1815 genome assembly, chromosome: 16 genomic region harbors:
- the MCM16 gene encoding Mcm16p (similar to Saccharomyces cerevisiae MCM16 (YPR046W); ancestral locus Anc_7.475), translating to MTSGTAEQWERIQQLEKEHVRVYKELLITLDKLYLIRKHNHAIILSPSQQRLLEIRHQLEINLERTGLLIRMLEKPDNSNILTIKLQNLLDESNRLDCELLKSLGNQSSLHKQLIATRVERDKLMSKLIEISSRFPITPTPDDNNSGGDQVEVEKENETIQELMIALQIHSGYTNISYAT from the coding sequence ATGACAAGTGGTACTGCAGAGCAATGGGAAAGGATTCAACAGTTGGAAAAGGAGCATGTGAGAGTATATAAAGAACTATTGATCACGTTGGACAAGTTGTACTTGATTAGAAAACACAATCAcgcaataatattaagcCCCAGTCAGCAGCGCCTCTTGGAAATCAGACATCAATTAGAGATTAATCTTGAAAGGACTGGTCTTCTTATCAGAATGTTGGAGAAACCGGACAATAGCAATATATTAACCATTAAGCTACAAAATCTCTTAGACGAAAGCAATCGTCTGGATTGCGAGCTCTTGAAATCTTTAGGCAACCAATCTTCATTGCACAAACAGTTGATTGCAACAAGAGTAGAACGAGACAAGCTGATGTCAAAACTTATTGAGATATCGTCGAGATTTCCCATAACTCCAACACCAGACGATAATAATTCTGGTGGAGACCAAgttgaagtagaaaaggaaaacgaAACCATACAAGAGCTGATGATCGCTTTACAGATACATTCCGGGTATACTAACATAAGCTACGCAACATGA
- the THP3 gene encoding Thp3p (similar to Saccharomyces cerevisiae THP3 (YPR045C); ancestral locus Anc_7.471) yields MQNPYGHFTNNSIGERENPAQNEPFGQSLKSPLGYARSFPSLTYNSDNFMASEQNPLTLPDSHLSWNNVNQVSNPLMVTPLPGLQKHVNKNTKKKLSRVSKKVASPSNVVPTNIMSNCNIAGKSTRGSAPEWEVRTSGSDELERRKRRAERFSQGPSAMTNSNDTLNEDFANLNAISSKSHQYDKKIHVVGRCQTLEKSYLRLTSEPNPDLIRPPNVLQKMYCVLMDKYQSKAATYTYLCDQFKSMRQDLRVQMIENSFTIKVYQTHARIALENGDLGEFNQCQNRIMALFENPTIPKKSYSEFVCYSILYSMLTEDYPSISQLKLKLIDGDASEILGDEHVKMIFELSDMKLVGNYHHFMKNYSKLHKFEKCLINSFLNLEKLLFLTIICKSYNQINLDFIKSEFNFSSIDETIHFLGEQNLMEFVLNKQISGSDGKIKNIKILNTKGCRLQLIQKIMRSKKIDIKGQK; encoded by the coding sequence ATGCAGAATCCTTACGGCCACTTTACTAACAACTCCATCGGGGAGAGAGAAAACCCAGCTCAAAATGAACCATTCGGACAAAGCCTGAAAAGTCCCTTGGGTTATGCCAgatcttttccttctctaACTTACAATAGCGACAACTTTATGGCCAGTGAGCAAAATCCACTAACCTTGCCAGATTCTCATTTGTCCTGGAATAATGTTAATCAGGTGTCCAATCCTTTGATGGTAACACCGCTTCCGGGATTACAAAAGCATGTTAAcaaaaataccaaaaaaaaattatcaaggGTATCGAAGAAGGTTGCAAGCCCTTCCAATGTGGTACCTACTAATATAATGAGTAATTGCAATATAGCAGGGAAGAGTACTAGAGGTTCGGCACCGGAATGGGAAGTTAGAACGAGTGGCAGTGATGAATTGGAGAGAAGGAAGAGAAGGGCGGAAAGATTTAGTCAGGGACCATCAGCGATGACAAATAGTAACGACACTCTGAATGAAGACTTTGCCAATTTAAATGCCATCAGTAGCAAATCTCACCAGTATGATAAAAAGATTCATGTCGTGGGGCGTTGTCAGACTTTAGAGAAATCTTATTTGAGACTGACTTCGGAGCCTAATCCTGATTTAATCAGACCTCCAAATGTTCTACAAAAGATGTACTGTGTATTGATGGACAAATATCAATCTAAAGCAGCGACTTATACTTATCTTTGCGACCAGTTCAAATCAATGAGACAAGACTTAAGAGTGCAAATGATTGAGAATTCGTTTACTATCAAAGTTTACCAAACACATGCACGTATTGCCTTGGAAAATGGAGATCTTGGGGAATTTAATCAATGCCAAAATAGAATAATGGCACTATTCGAAAATCCTAcaataccaaaaaaatcttatTCCGAATTTGTATGTTATTCCATTTTGTATTCGATGTTGACTGAAGATTATCCATCTATATCTCAATTGAAGCTGAAGCTGATAGATGGTGATGCATCTGAAATATTGGGAGATGAGCATGTTAAAATGATATTCGAGTTGAGCGACATGAAATTAGTCGGtaattatcatcattttaTGAAAAACTATTCAAAACTGcacaaatttgaaaaatgtcttatcaattcatttttgaatctaGAGAAGTTGCTATTTTTGACTATAATTTGTAAAAGTTACAATCAAATTAATTTAGACTTCATTAAAAGTGAGTTTAACTTCTCTAGTATAGATGAGacaattcattttttggGTGAGCAAAACTTGATGGAGTTTGTATTGAACAAACAGATTAGCGGCAGTGACggcaaaataaaaaatattaagaTTTTAAATACCAAGGGATGTAGGCTACAGTTgatacaaaaaattatgaGATCTAAAAAGATTGATATAAAGGGACAAAAATGA
- the RPL43A gene encoding 60S ribosomal protein eL43 (similar to Saccharomyces cerevisiae RPL43B (YJR094W-A) and RPL43A (YPR043W); ancestral locus Anc_7.466) has protein sequence MAKRTKKVGITGKYGVRYGSSLRRQVKKLEIQQHARYDCSFCGKKTVKRGAAGIWSCSSCKKTVAGGAYTVSTAAAATVRSTIRRLREMVEA, from the exons AT GGCTAAAAGAACTAAGAAGGTTGGTATCACTGGTAAGTACGGTGTCCGTTACGgttcttctttgagaagACAAGTCAAGAAGTTGGAAATCCAACAACACGCTAGATACGATTGTTCTTTCTGTGGTAAGAAGACTGTCAAGAGAGGTGCTGCTGGTATCTGgtcttgttcttcttgtaAGAAGACTGTCGCTGGTGGTGCTTACACTGTCTCCACTGCTGCTGCCGCCACTGTTAGATCTACCATCAGAAGATTGAGAGAAATGGTTGAAgcttga
- the MAK3 gene encoding peptide alpha-N-acetyltransferase MAK3 (similar to Saccharomyces cerevisiae MAK3 (YPR051W); ancestral locus Anc_3.331): MEIAYKPLDICNEEQFASIKRLIDADLSEPYSVYVYRYFLNQWPELTYIAVDSNSKTPKVPIGCIVCKMDPHRNVRQRGYIGMLAVESTYRGHGIAKKLVEIAISKMQSAHCDEIMLETEVENVAALNLYEGMGFVRMKRMFRYYLNEGDAFKLILPLTERSCTRSTFLMHGQMA; the protein is encoded by the coding sequence ATGGAAATAGCGTACAAGCCATTAGACATATGCAATGAAGAGCAATTTGCTAGTATCAAAAGATTAATAGATGCGGATTTATCAGAACCCTATTCAGTATACGTATATAGATATTTCTTAAACCAATGGCCTGAATTAACATACATTGCAGTGGACAGCAACAGTAAAACCCCCAAAGTACCTATTGGGTGCATTGTGTGCAAGATGGACCCGCACAGAAACGTCAGACAGAGAGGATATATAGGGATGCTTGCAGTGGAATCTACGTACCGCGGACATGGCATAGCCAAAAAACTGGTGGAGATTGCCATCAGCAAGATGCAAAGCGCACATTGTGACGAGATCATGCTAGAAACAGAGGTTGAAAACGTGGCAGCTCTAAACTTGTACGAAGGAATGGGGTTCGTCAGGATGAAACGGATGTTTCGTTACTATTTAAACGAAGGGGACGCTTTTAAACTAATCTTGCCATTAACTGAGAGGAGCTGTACTCGATCTACATTTCTAATGCATGGCCAGATGGCCTaa
- the MSF1 gene encoding phenylalanine--tRNA ligase (similar to Saccharomyces cerevisiae MSF1 (YPR047W); ancestral locus Anc_3.328) — translation MLPSSILRTRICLHRLYSTLKIPQVEINGIKYKTNPKITNVTDSIIQLTDRSLHLKESHPIGILRHLIEKKLNSIDNSFRIFNNFKPVVTTMENFDSLGFPKDHPGRSKSDTYYINETHLLRTHTSAHELECFQKIKYDTENSKSGFLISADVYRRDEIDKTHYPVFHQMEGATIWKRAKANEGAKEPLHIKKIREDIRKVEDKLNKENVKITVDDNTLPLKEDNPKQEYMSDLEVDLCSQHLKRSIELIVSEVFNKKIASMIKDKANNTPKELKVRWINAYFPWTAPSWEIEVWWQGEWLELCGCGLIREDVLLRAGYKPSETVGWAFGLGLDRIAMLLFEIPDIRLLWSSDERFSKQFSKGLITSFKPYSKHPGSFRDVAFWLPKDEPDVHQIHENDLMEIIRNIAGDLVESVKLVDNFTHPKTGRKSTCYRINYQSMDRNLTNAEVNALQETVCSKLIEEYGVELR, via the coding sequence ATGTTACCCAGTAGCATACTAAGGACCAGGATTTGTCTGCATCGCTTATATTCAACCCTTAAAATCCCACAGGTGGAAATCAATGGTATAAAATACAAGACCAACCCCAAAATCACCAACGTTACCGATTCAATAATACAGCTAACCGATAGATCACTGCATCTGAAAGAATCACACCCAATAGGTATTCTTCGTCATCtgattgaaaagaaattaaactCCATTGACAACTCATTCAGGATCTTTAATAATTTCAAACCTGTGGTAACTACTATGGAAAACTTCGATTCGTTAGGATTTCCCAAAGACCATCCTGGAAGATCGAAATCAGATACATATTATATAAACGAAACACACTTGTTGAGAACACATACTTCTGCTCACGAATTAGAatgctttcaaaaaataaagtacGATACAGAGAACTCAAAAAGTGGGTTTCTGATATCCGCAGATGTGTACAGAAGAGATGAAATTGACAAAACTCATTATCCAGTGTTCCATCAAATGGAAGGTGCCACAATCTGGAAACGAGCAAAAGCCAATGAAGGCGCCAAAGAGCCCCTCCATATCAAGAAGATCCGCGAAGATATCAGAAAGGTGGAGGATAAgttaaataaagaaaatgtaaAGATAACAGTCGATGATAATACCTTACCTCTGAAAGAAGACAATCCCAAACAGGAGTATATGTCCGACCTTGAGGTTGATTTATGTTCTCAACATCTGAAGAGATCCATTGAACTGATTGTTTCTGaagttttcaataaaaaaatagctAGCATGATAAAGGATAAAGCGAATAATACACCCAAGGAGCTTAAAGTTCGTTGGATTAACGCATATTTTCCATGGACTGCACCATCATGGGAAATCGAAGTTTGGTGGCAGGGCGAATGGCTGGAACTTTGTGGATGCGGTTTAATTCGTGAAGACGTGTTACTCAGAGCCGGCTATAAACCTTCTGAAACTGTTGGCTGGGCTTTTGGCTTGGGCTTGGATCGTATTGCTATGCTCCTCTTCGAAATACCTGATATTAGACTGCTTTGGAGTTCTGatgaaagattttcaaaacaatTCTCCAAAGGATTGATTACATCTTTCAAGCCATATTCAAAGCACCCAGGATCTTTTAGGGATGTTGCATTTTGGTTACCAAAGGATGAACCAGATGTTCACCAAATTCATGAAAACGATCTAATGGAAATTATTAGAAATATTGCTGGCGATCTGGTAGAAAGTGTCAAACTAGTCGACAATTTTACTCATCCAAAAACTGGCAGAAAATCCACGTGCTACAGAATCAATTATCAATCAATGGACAGAAATTTAACGAATGCTGAAGTAAACGCTTTACAAGAAACGGTTTGCTCCAAATTGATCGAAGAGTATGGCGTTGAACTGAGATAA
- the NHP6A gene encoding high-mobility group nucleosome-binding protein (similar to Saccharomyces cerevisiae NHP6B (YBR089C-A) and NHP6A (YPR052C); ancestral locus Anc_3.333) — protein MAAPREPKKRTTRKKKDPNAPKRALSAYMFFANENRDIVRSENPDITFGQVGKKLGEKWKALTPEEKQPYEAKAQADKKRYESEKELYNATLA, from the coding sequence ATGGCCGCCCCAAGAGAACCTAAGAAGAGAACCActagaaagaagaaggacCCAAATGCCCCTAAGAGGGCTTTGTCCGCCTACATGTTTTTCGCTAACGAAAACAGAGATATTGTTCGTTCTGAAAATCCAGATATCACGTTTGGACAGGTCGGTAAGAAATTGGGTGAGAAGTGGAAGGCTTTGACGCCAGAGGAAAAGCAGCCTTATGAGGCCAAGGCTCAAGCTGATAAGAAGAGATACGAATCCGAAAAAGAATTGTATAACGCCACTTTGGCTTAG
- the TAH18 gene encoding NAPDH-dependent diflavin reductase (similar to Saccharomyces cerevisiae TAH18 (YPR048W); ancestral locus Anc_3.329), whose translation MSPSKKIVILYGSETGNAHDFATILSHRLHRLHFPHTFCSIGDYDPRDILKCKYLFIICSTTGQGELPTNVNALKCERSVTFWSFLKKKNLPSNFLNHIQTAMLGLGDSSYPKFNYGIRKLHQRIVTQLGANELFDRLEADDQAMAGSNKGTGLGVESVYFEYEKKVLNFLLKKFPNRKVNGQVIQREQLDPQIYLEPLSYLQISDRIAREDANKIKIEFQGDKSVKIGRVNTNKRITSDDHFQDVRQFKFSNVEKNSEDYEPGDTAAIYPCNTDEDVSRFLSNQSHWLEVADKPLIFTNGVPNDLKDGGLAKPMTLRNILKYHCDFMSIPRTSFFLKIWTFATDVTKMERGQEQLDDQREKLHQFATDEDMQDLYDYCNRPRRSILEVLEDFLSIKLPWKYVLDYLPIIKPRYYSISSGPGDPDIELTVAVVKYKTILRKIRKGICTSYIASLQEGEQIRYKLQNNHIIKNDFLHKPIILVGPGVGLAPLLSVVKADVFKDTRLFFGCRYKDKDYIYKDILEDWARAGKIVLYTSFSRDTENSPGVKYVQDYLWKLGEEITDLVVNKEAVFFLCGSSGKMPIQVRLTFIEMLKKWGNFSNEETAKRYLKEMEKSDRYIQETW comes from the coding sequence ATGTCACCGAGTAAGAAGATTGTCATCCTCTATGGATCAGAGACAGGAAATGCGCATGACTTTGCTACCATCTTATCCCATCGACTACATCGCTTGCATTTCCCTCATACTTTTTGCTCTATTGGTGATTATGACCCACGGGATATCTTGAAATGCAAGtatcttttcattatatgCTCCACGACTGGGCAAGGTGAACTACCAACAAACGTTAATGCATTGAAATGTGAAAGATCAGTCACATTTTGGTCgtttctaaaaaaaaagaatctgCCATCGAACTTTTTAAATCATATTCAAACTGCTATGCTTGGACTCGGTGATTCATCTTACCCCAAGTTTAATTATGGTATTAGAAAGCTACACCAGCGTATTGTCACACAATTGGGTGCTAATGAATTATTTGATAGATTAGAGGCGGACGATCAGGCTATGGCTGGTAGCAACAAAGGTACTGGTCTCGGGGTTGAGTCAGTCTATTTcgaatatgaaaaaaaagttttgaactttcttttaaagAAGTTTCCCAATAGGAAGGTTAACGGCCAGGTAATTCAACGGGAACAATTAGACCCGCAGATTTATCTAGAGCCATTATCCTATCTTCAAATTTCAGACAGAATTGCTAGAGAAGATGCTaataaaattaaaattgAATTCCAAGGGGATAAGTCGGTGAAAATTGGTAGAGTTAATACAAATAAGAGGATCACATCTGATGATCATTTCCAAGATGTCAGGCAGTTTAAATTTAGTAacgttgaaaaaaattcagaaGACTATGAACCCGGTGATACAGCAGCTATTTATCCTTGCAACACAGATGAGGATGTTTCAAggtttttatcaaatcaaAGCCATTGGTTAGAAGTTGCGGATAAACCGTTGATTTTTACCAACGGAGTTCCAAATGATCTCAAGGATGGTGGATTAGCTAAGCCAATGACGTTAAGGAACATCTTAAAATACCACTGTGATTTTATGAGCATTCCTAGAAcaagttttttcttgaagatTTGGACTTTTGCAACGGATGTTACGAAGATGGAACGCGGCCAAGAACAATTAGACgatcaaagagaaaaattgcACCAGTTTGCTACTGATGAAGATATGCAGGACTTATACGACTATTGTAATAGACCCAGAAGATCGATTCTTGAAGTATTGgaagattttctttctataaAGCTGCCTTGGAAATACGTGCTAGATTACTTGCCTATAATCAAACCAAGGTATTACTCTATATCTAGTGGCCCTGGGGATCCTGACATTGAACTAACAGTTGCGGTAGTAAAATATAAAACTATCTTGAGGAAAATTCGAAAAGGAATATGTACTAGTTACATTGCAAGCTTGCAAGAGGGAGAACAGATAAGGTACAAATTACAAAATAATCATATAATCAAGAATGATTTTTTGCATAAACCAATCATTCTTGTTGGCCCAGGTGTTGGATTAGCACCATTACTATCCGTGGTTAAAGCAGATGTATTCAAAGATACCAGACTTTTTTTCGGCTGTAGGTATAAGGATAAAGattatatttataaagACATACTTGAAGATTGGGCCCGTGCAGGAAAAATCGTCTTGTATACATCTTTTTCCAGAGATACTGAGAATTCACCAGGCGTTAAATATGTTCAGGACTACTTATGGAAACTGGGCGAGGAAATAACGGATCTGGTGGTTAATAAAGAAGCCGTTTTTTTCCTATGTGGTTCATCCGGTAAAATGCCTATTCAAGTCAGATTAACATTCATTGaaatgttgaaaaaatgggGTAATTTTAGTAATGAGGAAACTGCCAAACGTTACctgaaagaaatggaaaaatctGATAGATATATTCAAGAGACCTGGTAG
- the ATG11 gene encoding autophagy protein ATG11 (similar to Saccharomyces cerevisiae ATG11 (YPR049C); ancestral locus Anc_3.330) → MAHLDEYNSASTQQVITPLQTTATITNAISGDSITTNVNFFVSLEKFKLFISRKWKIPSDQLLILLPYGNKLKPSMFKDLLIGRTFAPNEFYVYDRRLFSLISKPVPANLRTSRDFNLANSLNSKDLTETLEYLIKNSHISSYQGGDTIMIKPIPSPLEDADVALSRLNYHTVSSLLTTNLGWLSALEIDVHYFKSLIPDITAQVIRIFDSLTVCSQYLKLYCFDVESLYNSNVQFLNQLVDNGMTSKWEKCFNETLSKLTGLEDDSLQKFINIESLLENEKSVKILNHSINGKLNKIKREIDENSNFRETITLNINKLREIFTPDESKYELENKMAESFEVLVSEMRSRSRNVLAKEVDEFKSKEFLESMNEMLEKDKKNSVKSLFTISQALYSQTEELIELKKNLQKHAIVTLGHIAFTQMEILGIKRSLLNDCNKDLELYKKYEVEFAQVEDLPLIYGLYLMERYRRLSWFQQILSFVEDFHQDLKVFKQNELRTRKKWIKNFGSIATVFCEDLLSFSDFTHLNKYYSLSCPSNNSNEYQNENSTTHYHEDLIKLSQVIEKYMAQIKETNVSAAIVDLLSKTLLEAKRFHVIYSNFKTDNNNGSNSNIDSPQESAVLKSNDVVKGYKTRIKKLESLLHEFQYSDMDHWPQGILNTQLKPLRSSNPTINKNKFLGASVLLEPFNTSELNNGVNHHVDSLQIQELENNVEDLMHQIQLLKEENGRKTKETSEMRKKISDLEVEKTAYRETLTNLNQELARLTNEEESHRTEIFTLNASFKKQLNDIIVQDNEKLVRIEKLKSDYDDIYNSRERLQENLDDSNKKCEKEIALLKAEIERLNEQVATLGKNENEIKSSSMERIGECDTTPLAKDADEKELVSPYAQTLQDRVFDIISTNIFILENIGLLLTFDNNNNIQIRRVKGLKKGTAQSNILDESTQMLDVCDNSMIKSPVFQKIKDKYDSIKSSGNETDKNAQQSIFLENITQFYDNKLYEVAVIRRFKDIETLAKKLTKENKIKRMLLERFQREKVTLKNFQIGDLALFLPTRENVNSVGSMSSSTSSLSSSFSSVDLSTPPPLDTMSIQSSPSIIHSNVVSQVGASGKDKNKSMKPWAAFTAFEENTRYFLKDEKGLTKGKEWFVGRIITLEHFVADNPSNNPFRLPKGSIWFQVTAVVVSFQGI, encoded by the coding sequence ATGGCACACTTAGATGAATATAACAGTGCGTCTACACAGCAAGTGATAACGCCGCTACAAACTACAGCCACTATCACTAATGCGATTTCTGGAGATTCAATCACAACTAAtgttaatttttttgtttccctggaaaaatttaaacTGTTCATTTCcagaaaatggaaaattcCTTCTGATCAGTTACTGATTCTATTGCCCTACGGTAATAAATTGAAGCCGTCTATGTTTAAAGATCTGCTGATTGGTAGGACCTTCGCCCCAAATGAGTTTTATGTTTACGATAGAAGACTGTTCTCGCTTATTTCTAAACCTGTACCAGCGAATCTTAGAACTTCAAGAGACTTCAATCTTGCAAACTCCCTTAATTCCAAAGATTTGACAGAGACTTTAGAGTATTTAATCAAGAACAGTCACATATCATCGTACCAAGGTGGCGACACTATCATGATCAAGCCCATACCCTCACCTTTGGAAGATGCAGATGTGGCTCTCTCGCGTTTGAACTATCATACTGTATCTAGTCTACTAACGACGAATCTTGGTTGGTTAAGCGCTTTAGAAATAGATGTTCATTATTTCAAGAGTCTCATACCAGATATCACAGCTCAGGTTATACGTATTTTTGATAGTTTAACCGTTTGTTCGCAATATCTAAAATTGTATTGCTTTGATGTTGAGAGTCTGTATAATTCAAatgttcaatttttgaatcagTTAGTAGATAATGGCATGACTTCAAAATGGGAAAAGTGTTTTAATGAAACTTTGAGTAAGTTGACTGGTTTAGAAGATGATTCTTTACAAAAGTTTATAAATATTGAATCTCTCCTGGAGAATGAGAAGTCtgtaaaaattttaaatcACTCAATCAACGGTAAACTGAATAAAATCAAGAGGGAAATTGATGAGAACTCAAACTTTAGAGAGACAATAACCCTGAATATCAACAAATTGCGAGAAATATTCACACCAGATGAATCTAAATATGAGCTTGAGAATAAAATGGCAGAGAGTTTTGAGGTACTGGTATCAGAAATGCGATCAAGAAGTAGGAATGTTCTCGCTAAGGAAGTAGATGAATTCAAGAGTAAAGAATTTTTAGAAAGCATGAATGAGATGTTggaaaaagataaaaaaaattcagtaAAGTCGTTATTCACTATATCACAAGCGTTGTATTCACAAACAGAAGAACTaatagaattgaaaaaaaatttgcaAAAGCATGCCATTGTTACTTTGGGTCACATAGCGTTCACGCAAATGGAAATCTTAGGTATCAAGAGGTCGTTGTTAAATGACTGTAATAAGGATTTAGAGTTATACAAGAAATATGAAGTAGAATTTGCACAAGTGGAAGATCTACCCTTGATATATGGGCTTTATTTAATGGAAAGATATCGTAGGTTATCATGgtttcaacaaattttgtCATTTGTCGAAGATTTTCATCAAGACTTAAAGGTGTTTAAGCAAAATGAACTGCGgacaagaaagaaatggatTAAAAACTTCGGCTCTATTGCAACTGTTTTCTGTGAAGATTTGTTGTCCTTCTCTGATTTTACACATCTGAACAAATATTACTCTCTGTCTTGTCCATCAAATAATAGCAACGAATACCAAAATGAGAACTCTACAACACATTACCATGAAGATCTAATAAAACTATCTCAagtcattgaaaaatatatggCACAGATTAAAGAAACGAATGTTTCAGCAGCAATTGTTGAtttactttcaaaaacactTCTGGAAGCGAAAAGGTTCCATGtaatttattcaaatttcaaaacagATAACAATAATGGCTCTAATAGCAATATCGATTCTCCCCAAGAATCTGCCGTATTGAAGAGTAATGATGTAGTCAAAGGTTATAaaacaagaataaaaaaactggAGTCTCTATTACATGAGTTCCAGTATTCTGATATGGATCATTGGCCTCAAGGTATTCTCAATACCCAACTTAAGCCTCTTCGTAGCTCTAATCCAACtataaacaaaaacaaatttttaGGCGCATCAGTTTTATTGGAACCTTTCAACACTTCTGAGCTAAACAATGGTGTTAATCATCATGTCGATAgtcttcaaattcaagaGTTGGAGAATAATGTAGAAGATTTAATGCATCAAATTCAGTTAttgaaggaagaaaatggtCGAAAGACAAAGGAGACATCAGAaatgaggaagaaaataagtGATTTGGAGGTAGAGAAGACGGCCTACCGCGAAACATTGACTAACTTGAATCAGGAGTTGGCAAGATTAactaatgaagaagaatcacATAGAACGGAAATTTTCACACTTAATGCATCTTTTAAAAAGCAATTGAATGATATAATTGTCCAAGACAATGAGAAATTAGTAAGGAtagaaaaactaaaaagtGATTATGATGATATTTATAATTCCAGAGAACGCTTGCAAGAAAATCTAGATGATTCTAATAAAAAGTGTGAAAAAGAGATTGCTTTGTTGAAGGCTGAAATTGAAAGGCTGAATGAACAAGTTGCTACATTAgggaaaaatgaaaatgagatAAAATCAAGTTCGATGGAAAGAATTGGAGAATGTGATACCACTCCTTTAGCTAAGGATGCAGATGAAAAAGAGCTGGTCTCCCCTTACGCACAAACTTTACAAGATAGAGTATTTGATATAATATCgacaaatatttttatcttaGAGAACATTGGGTTGTTGTTGACCTTTgacaataacaacaacataCAAATTAGACGTGTCAAAGGGTTGAAGAAGGGAACCGCGCAAAGTAATATTCTGGATGAAAGTACTCAAATGCTGGACGTATGTGATAATTCTATGATAAAAAGTCCGGTATTccagaaaataaaagataaATATGATTCAATAAAGTCGTCAGGCAATGAAACAGATAAGAACGCGCAGCAAAGTATCTTCCTAGAAAATATCACCCAATTTTATGACAATAAGCTTTATGAAGTCGCAGTTATCAGGAGATTTAAGGATATTGAAACTCTGGCTAAAAAATTaactaaagaaaataaaatcaagaGAATGTTATTAGAAAGATTCCAAAGAGAGAAAGTTACTTtaaaaaactttcaaattgGTGATTTAGCGTTATTTTTACCAACCAGGGAGAACGTTAACTCAGTTGGATCCATGTCATCATCTACTTCATCACTAagttcatcattttcatccgTTGATTTATCAACACCACCGCCTTTGGACACTATGTCTATACAATCATCTCCTTCCATCATACACAGCAATGTAGTAAGTCAAGTCGGCGCTTCTGGTAAGGACAAGAATAAATCGATGAAACCTTGGGCTGCATTCACAGCCTTTGAGGAAAATACgagatattttttgaaggaCGAAAAGGGATtaacaaaaggaaaagaatggtTTGTAGGCCGAATTATCACTTTGGAACATTTTGTGGCAGATAATCCCTCCAATAATCCATTCCGCCTACCGAAGGGCTCAATCTGGTTTCAAGTCACTGCTGTTGTAGTTTCATTTCAGGGGATTTGA